In Coturnix japonica isolate 7356 chromosome 7, Coturnix japonica 2.1, whole genome shotgun sequence, one DNA window encodes the following:
- the FASTKD1 gene encoding FAST kinase domain-containing protein 1, mitochondrial isoform X1, which translates to MLCLRQVCLFALRHYQARTLSSDVLLSQINNCTHEDEVFSLVGRNKARLSEKHVGIALNVLWQLQKKKPLLLRTSDYIRNHSQFLTLCFLAENKVEHMDNEAIVDTLYSILRLNVESHDSLAGVLITEAWKRLESLSLPALSKFALCLHKQRGHFSPLIGKIAHLVDLKLDSIQDIRILSVLMICISDVISRSFQGRLVQKVDQLLGEEVHFNYAKRIVQFLQLNKLTHPPLLEKCNKIFLKSTAHLDLDNITLIFGLYDQLGFDNAEFRLFAKQLLSESIENCHDPEAFTKLFFVLGPMAGSEIRERLLATAALIAEGFNSHQALVILKTMQKMKCRHSHLLEKMVSVLHRHLDSYHVLQLVKLTQCLVLLHCHDQELFGKLKMLLFGFLKSSVIPADTAAIIRTLAMLPSSQVEEIIINKATAVLPQCRLQDISCIATALVKWNHYDTMHWQNTSELHVKLLQKLNDWGFQRLQEARNLNLLLEELTHVNGGWLQEVISEETVAACQRLIDQVTWENVLQLSVFLIKTNYCCPSLLDRIASVTVQNINKIHPLEMYFIVYLFSVLNYDPPANEEFFQSCIQHLTSNLSCFDTHHLVLLGHVLAVAGYFPPAIIKTVFDVSFLSRLNTELEVLSDTLKQRVRSQLMKLNRAVCLECPEFHIPWFHERYFKHVLCKGISRINPLRQHVHRMLAEILGGSHYARVSVLTPYYYEIDFECILDKNKKPLSYMAQNILTDDLREIQLRHDIKNEQREALPQGAQRIALEFLDSKAFSKDSNRLKGEPAVKKRHLEILGYRVIQIPHFEWNSMVLSTKPEQMEYLRKRLYETQ; encoded by the exons atgctttgtttgagGCAAGTTTGCTTGTTTGCACTGAGACATTACCAAGCCCGAACTCTGAGCAGCGATGTGCTTCTGAGCCAGATAAATAATTGTACCCATGAAGATGAAGTGTTCAGCCTTGTTGGCAGGAACAAGGCCAGGCTTTCTGAAAAGCATGTGGGAATTGCCTTGAACGTGCTATGGCAGTTACAGAAGAAGAAGCCACTTCTCTTAAGGACTTCTGACTATATAAGAAATCACTCCCAGTTTCTAACTCTTTGCTTtttagcagaaaacaaagtagaacaCATGGATAATGAGGCTATAGTGGACACTCTGTATAGTATACTGAG GCTCAACGTGGAAAGCCATGATTCACTGGCAGGAGTGCTCATCACAGAAGCATGGAAGAGATTAGAAAG CCTTAGTTTACCAGCTTTGTCTAAATTTGCACTGTGTTTACACAAGCAGCGTGGACATTTTAGTCCCCTAATTGGCAAAATAGCACATCTTGTGGACTTGAAACTGGATTCTATACAGGATATACG GATCTTGTCAGTTTTGATGATCTGCATATCTGATGTTATCTCACGGAGTTTTCAAGGCCGATTAGTACAGAAGGTGGATCAGCTACTAGGAGAAGAAGTCCACTTCAACTACGCCAAAAGAATTGTACAATTTCTTCAACTTAATAAACTGACACATCCTCCATTGCTAGAAAAATGCAACAAGATTTTCTTGAAAAGCACCGCTCATCTTGATTTAGACAATATAACTCTTATTTTTGGACTATATGACCAGCTGGGTTTTGATAATGCAGAATTCCGTTTGTTTGCTAAACAGCTACTGTCTGAATCAATAGAGAATTGTCATGACCCTGAAGCcttcacaaaattattttttgttcttgggCCTATGGCTGGGTCCGAGATAAGAGAAAG gttGCTAGCAACTGCAGCACTCATCGCAGAAGGATTTAACAGTCATCAGGCATTAGTGATACTGAAgacaatgcagaaaatgaaatgtagacATTCTCACCTGcttgaaaa AATGGTTTCTGTTCTGCACAGACACTTGGATAGTTATCATGTATTGCAGTTGGTAAAGTTAACACAGTGCTTGGTGTTGTTGCATTGCCATGATCAGGAGTTGTTTGGCAAGCTGAAAATGTTGTTATTCGG ttttctaaaatCTAGCGTCATACCTGCTGATACTGCTGCAATAATTCGCACGTTGGCTATGCTTCCATCCTCTCAAGTGGAGGAAATCATTAtaaacaaagcaacagcagttcTACCTCAATGTAGGCTCCAGGACATCAGTTGCATTGCTACAGCTCTTGTCAAATGGAATCATTATGACACTATGCACTGGCAAAACACTTCTGAGCTACATGTAAAGCTTCTGCAAAAGCTAAATGACTGGGGATTTCAGAGGCTTCAGGAAGCCAGGAACTTAAACCTCCTGTTGGAAGAACTCACACATGTGAATGGAGGGTGGCTGCAGGAAGTCATCAGTGAGGAGACTGTGGCTGCATGTCAACGTTTGATAGATCAAGTAACATGGGAAAACGTGTTACAgttgtctgtttttctcataAAAACAAACTACTGTTGTCCTTCGTTACTTGACAGAATAGCATCTGTGACTGTTCAAAATATAAACAAG atcCACCCCctggaaatgtatttcattgtctatctcttctctgttttgaaCTATGATCCTCCTGCCAATGAAGAGTTCTTTCAGAGCTGTATCCAACATCTGACTTCTAACTTGA gTTGTTTTGATACTCATCACTTGGTGCTGCTGGGTCACGTTTTGGCAGTGGCTGGGTATTTTCCTCCAGCTATCATAAAGACAGTATTCGATGTTTCTTTCCTAAGCAGATTGAATACTGAACTTGAAG tCCTGTCTGATACCTTAAAGCAGAGGGTCCGCTCACAGCTTATGAAACTGAACAGAGCAGTCTGTCTGGAATGTCCGGAGTTTCACATCCCTTGGTTTCATGAGCGCTATTTCAAACATGTGTTGTGTAAAG GCATTAGCCGAATAAATCCACTGCGACAGCATGTTCACAGAATGCTGGCAGAGATCTTAGGAGGGAGCCATTATGCAAGAGTATCTGTTCTGACACCATACTACTATGAAATAG aTTTTGAATGCAttctggataaaaataaaaagccacttTCTTACATGGCTCAGAATATACTTACGGATGATTTGAGAGAAATACAGTTGAGACATGACATCAAGAATGAACAGAGAGAGGCATTGCCACAAGGGGCTCAGAG aatTGCTTTGGAATTTCTGGATTCAAAAGCTTTTAGTAAAGATTCAAACCGCCTGAAAGGAGAACCTGCAGTGAAAAAACGACACCTGGAAATCCTGGGATACCGGGTCATTCAG ATTCCTCACTTCGAGTGGAATTCCATGGTTCTGTCCACAAAACCTGAGCAGATGGAGTATCTGAGGAAACGTCTGTATGAAACACAGTGA
- the FASTKD1 gene encoding FAST kinase domain-containing protein 1, mitochondrial isoform X2: protein MLCLRQVCLFALRHYQARTLSSDVLLSQINNCTHEDEVFSLVGRNKARLSEKHVGIALNVLWQLQKKKPLLLRTSDYIRNHSQFLTLCFLAENKVEHMDNEAIVDTLYSILRLNVESHDSLAGVLITEAWKRLESLSLPALSKFALCLHKQRGHFSPLIGKIAHLVDLKLDSIQDIRLLATAALIAEGFNSHQALVILKTMQKMKCRHSHLLEKMVSVLHRHLDSYHVLQLVKLTQCLVLLHCHDQELFGKLKMLLFGFLKSSVIPADTAAIIRTLAMLPSSQVEEIIINKATAVLPQCRLQDISCIATALVKWNHYDTMHWQNTSELHVKLLQKLNDWGFQRLQEARNLNLLLEELTHVNGGWLQEVISEETVAACQRLIDQVTWENVLQLSVFLIKTNYCCPSLLDRIASVTVQNINKIHPLEMYFIVYLFSVLNYDPPANEEFFQSCIQHLTSNLSCFDTHHLVLLGHVLAVAGYFPPAIIKTVFDVSFLSRLNTELEVLSDTLKQRVRSQLMKLNRAVCLECPEFHIPWFHERYFKHVLCKGISRINPLRQHVHRMLAEILGGSHYARVSVLTPYYYEIDFECILDKNKKPLSYMAQNILTDDLREIQLRHDIKNEQREALPQGAQRIALEFLDSKAFSKDSNRLKGEPAVKKRHLEILGYRVIQIPHFEWNSMVLSTKPEQMEYLRKRLYETQ, encoded by the exons atgctttgtttgagGCAAGTTTGCTTGTTTGCACTGAGACATTACCAAGCCCGAACTCTGAGCAGCGATGTGCTTCTGAGCCAGATAAATAATTGTACCCATGAAGATGAAGTGTTCAGCCTTGTTGGCAGGAACAAGGCCAGGCTTTCTGAAAAGCATGTGGGAATTGCCTTGAACGTGCTATGGCAGTTACAGAAGAAGAAGCCACTTCTCTTAAGGACTTCTGACTATATAAGAAATCACTCCCAGTTTCTAACTCTTTGCTTtttagcagaaaacaaagtagaacaCATGGATAATGAGGCTATAGTGGACACTCTGTATAGTATACTGAG GCTCAACGTGGAAAGCCATGATTCACTGGCAGGAGTGCTCATCACAGAAGCATGGAAGAGATTAGAAAG CCTTAGTTTACCAGCTTTGTCTAAATTTGCACTGTGTTTACACAAGCAGCGTGGACATTTTAGTCCCCTAATTGGCAAAATAGCACATCTTGTGGACTTGAAACTGGATTCTATACAGGATATACG gttGCTAGCAACTGCAGCACTCATCGCAGAAGGATTTAACAGTCATCAGGCATTAGTGATACTGAAgacaatgcagaaaatgaaatgtagacATTCTCACCTGcttgaaaa AATGGTTTCTGTTCTGCACAGACACTTGGATAGTTATCATGTATTGCAGTTGGTAAAGTTAACACAGTGCTTGGTGTTGTTGCATTGCCATGATCAGGAGTTGTTTGGCAAGCTGAAAATGTTGTTATTCGG ttttctaaaatCTAGCGTCATACCTGCTGATACTGCTGCAATAATTCGCACGTTGGCTATGCTTCCATCCTCTCAAGTGGAGGAAATCATTAtaaacaaagcaacagcagttcTACCTCAATGTAGGCTCCAGGACATCAGTTGCATTGCTACAGCTCTTGTCAAATGGAATCATTATGACACTATGCACTGGCAAAACACTTCTGAGCTACATGTAAAGCTTCTGCAAAAGCTAAATGACTGGGGATTTCAGAGGCTTCAGGAAGCCAGGAACTTAAACCTCCTGTTGGAAGAACTCACACATGTGAATGGAGGGTGGCTGCAGGAAGTCATCAGTGAGGAGACTGTGGCTGCATGTCAACGTTTGATAGATCAAGTAACATGGGAAAACGTGTTACAgttgtctgtttttctcataAAAACAAACTACTGTTGTCCTTCGTTACTTGACAGAATAGCATCTGTGACTGTTCAAAATATAAACAAG atcCACCCCctggaaatgtatttcattgtctatctcttctctgttttgaaCTATGATCCTCCTGCCAATGAAGAGTTCTTTCAGAGCTGTATCCAACATCTGACTTCTAACTTGA gTTGTTTTGATACTCATCACTTGGTGCTGCTGGGTCACGTTTTGGCAGTGGCTGGGTATTTTCCTCCAGCTATCATAAAGACAGTATTCGATGTTTCTTTCCTAAGCAGATTGAATACTGAACTTGAAG tCCTGTCTGATACCTTAAAGCAGAGGGTCCGCTCACAGCTTATGAAACTGAACAGAGCAGTCTGTCTGGAATGTCCGGAGTTTCACATCCCTTGGTTTCATGAGCGCTATTTCAAACATGTGTTGTGTAAAG GCATTAGCCGAATAAATCCACTGCGACAGCATGTTCACAGAATGCTGGCAGAGATCTTAGGAGGGAGCCATTATGCAAGAGTATCTGTTCTGACACCATACTACTATGAAATAG aTTTTGAATGCAttctggataaaaataaaaagccacttTCTTACATGGCTCAGAATATACTTACGGATGATTTGAGAGAAATACAGTTGAGACATGACATCAAGAATGAACAGAGAGAGGCATTGCCACAAGGGGCTCAGAG aatTGCTTTGGAATTTCTGGATTCAAAAGCTTTTAGTAAAGATTCAAACCGCCTGAAAGGAGAACCTGCAGTGAAAAAACGACACCTGGAAATCCTGGGATACCGGGTCATTCAG ATTCCTCACTTCGAGTGGAATTCCATGGTTCTGTCCACAAAACCTGAGCAGATGGAGTATCTGAGGAAACGTCTGTATGAAACACAGTGA
- the KLHL41 gene encoding kelch-like protein 41, with translation MLLWLTLLMKTRQTFGQTRAQAFCSLPSPSICKMDSQRELTEELRLYQSTLLQDGLKELLEEKKFVDCSLKAGDRSLPCHRLILSACSPYFREYFLSEQNEEKKKEVVLDNVDPNILDMIVKYLYSATIDLNDSNVQDIFALASRFQIPSVFTVCVSYLQKRLAVGNCLAILRLGVLLDCPRLAFSARDFVSDHFVQICKEEDFLQLAPNELISVISPDSLNVEKEELVFEAVMRWVRSDKENRVKSLGEVFDCIRFRLMPEKYFKEHVEKDDIIKSNSDLQKKVKIIKDAYAGKLPDSSTNKEKSNKGEVNGDVGDEDLLPGYLNDLPRHGMFVKDLILLVNDTAAVAYDPLENECYLAALAEQIPRNHSSIVTKQNQVYIVGGLYVEEENKDQPFQSYFFQLDSIAGEWVALPPLPSARCLFGLGESDDKIYVIAGKDLRNEESLDSVLCYDPVGMKWGEIKKLPIKVYGHATISNNGLIYCLGGKTDDKKCTNRVFVYNPKKGDWRDLAPMKVARSMFGTAIHKGKIFIAGGVTEEGLTSSVEAFDLTTNKWEIVPEFPQERSSISLVTLSGSLYAIGGFAMIQLESKEFAPNEVTDIWKYDDEKKEWVGILKEIRYATGASCLATRLNLFKLSKL, from the exons ATGCTTTTGTG gCTTACTTTGCTGATGAAAACAAG ACAGACATTTGGGCAGACAAGAGCACAAGCTTTTtgctccctcccttccccaagTATTTGCAAAATGGATTCCCAGAGGGAACTGACTGAAGAACTCAGACTTTACCAATCCACCCTTCTTCAGGATGGCCTCAAAGAActcctggaagagaaaaaattcGTAGATTGCTCCCTAAAAGCTGGTGACAGAAGTCTGCCTTGCCACAGATTGATTCTGTCAGCATGTAGCCCTTATTTTCGTGAGTATTTCTTATCTgagcaaaatgaagagaaaaagaaggaggtAGTTCTAGATAACGTTGACCCCAACATCCTGGATATGATTGTCAAATACCTTTATTCAGCAACTATTGATCTTAATGATTCTAACGTGCaagatatttttgctttggCCAGCCGCTTCCAGATCCCTTCTGTATTCACCGTGTGTGTCTCCTATCTTCAGAAGAGGCTTGCTGTCGGTAACTGTCTGGCTATCCTTCGATTAGGTGTTCTGCTTGATTGCCCAAGACTTGCGTTTTCTGCCCgtgattttgtttcagatcaTTTTGTGCAGATCTGCAAAGAAGAAGACTTCCTGCAGCTTGCACCAAACGAACTTATCTCCGTTATTTCACCTGACAGCTTAAATGTAGAGAAGGAAGAACTGGTATTTGAAGCAGTGATGAGATGGGTCCGGTCAGACAAGGAGAACAGAGTAAAGAGCCTAGGAGAAGTTTTTGACTGCATACGTTTTCGTCTTATgccagaaaaatatttcaaagaacatGTTGAGAAGGACGATATAATTAAAAGCAACTCAGATCTTCAGAAAAAAGTAAAGATTATTAAGGATGCTTATGCTGGAAAACTGCCTGACTCCagcacaaataaagaaaaatcgAACAAAGGGGAAGTGAATGGTGATGTAGGAGATGAAGATTTACTGCCGGGCTACCTAAATGACCTTCCCAGGCACGGCATGTTTGTCAAAGACCTAATTCTCCTGGTTAATGACACTGCTGCAGTAGCTTATGATCCTCTTGAAAATGAATGCTACCTGGCAGCCCTGGCAGAACAGATTCCCAGAAACCATTCCAGTATAGTCACCAAACAAAATCAGGTCTACATTGTTGGAGGACTGTATGTGGAAGAGGAGAACAAAGATCAGCCTTTCCAATCATACTTCTTTCAG CTGGATAGCATTGCTGGTGAGTGGGTTGCCCTTCCTCCACTGCCGTCAGCCAGGTGTCTCTTCGGGCTGGGAGAGTCAGACGACAAGATCTATGTAATTGCAGGCAAGGACCTTCGCAATGAGGAGTCTCTAGATTCAGTATTGTGCTATGACCCTGT GGGAATGAAATGGGGTGAGATCAAAAAACTACCCATCAAAGTATATGGCCATGCTACCATCTCAAACAATGGATTGATATATTGTCTCGGTGGAAAAACTGATGATAA aaaaTGTACTAATAGAGTATTTGTATACAATCCAAAGAAAGGAGACTGGAGAGACCTGGCTCCAATGAAAGTGGCTCGCTCAATGTTTGGAACAGCCATCCATAAAGGCAAGATTTTCATTGCTGGTGGTGTCACTGAAGAAGGCCTTACTTCATCTGTTGAAGCTTTTGATCTGACCACAAATAA GTGGGAGATTGTGCCTGAATTTCCCCAGGAGCGAAGTTCCATCAGTTTAGTCACCTTAAGTGGATCTTTGTATGCCATTGGAGGTTTTGCAATGATTCAGCTTGAATCTAAAGAATTTGCACCCAATGAAGTCACTGACATATGGAA GTATGATGATGAAAAGAAGGAATGGGTTGGCATTCTGAAAGAGATCCGATATGCAACTGGAGCATCCTGCTTGGCTACACGTTTAAATCTCTTCAAGCTGTCAAAACTGTAA
- the BBS5 gene encoding Bardet-Biedl syndrome 5 protein, producing the protein MSAVLDVLWEDRDVRFDISPQQMKMRPGEVLIDCLESIEDTKGNNGDRGRLLVTNLRIIWRSLSLPRVNLSVGYNCIINITTRTANSKLRGQTEALYILTKCNNTRFEFIFTNVVPGSPRLFTSVIAVHRAYETSKMYRDLKLRSALIQNKQLRLLPREQIYDKINGVWNLSSDQGNLGTFFITNVRIVWHANMNDSFNVSIPYLQIRSIKVRDSKFGLALVIESSQQSGGYVLGFKIDPVEKLQEAVKEINSLHKVYSANPIFGVDYEMEEKPQSLEDLTVEQVQDDVEIEPGEQTDAFVAYFADENKQHDREPVFSEELGLAVEKLKDGFTLQGLWEVMT; encoded by the exons ATGAGCGCCGTGCTCGACGTGCTGTGGGAGGACAGAGATGTCCGCTTCGACATCTCCCCGCA acaaatgaaaatgaggCCTGGAGAAGTCCTTATAGACTGCCTGGAGTCCATTGAAGATACCAAAGGAAATAATGGAGACAGAG GCAGACTGCTCGTGACAAATTTGAGGATTATTTGGCGCTCATTGTCATTGCCCAGAGTTAACCTCT CTGTTGGTTACAACTGCATAATAAATATAACTACAAGAACTGCCAACTCA AAATTACGGGGACAGACAGAAGCTCTGTATATATTGACTAAATGTAATAATACACGGTTTGAGTTCATATTTACCAATGTTGTTCCTGGGAGTCCCAGACTCTTCACTTCAGTTATTGCTGTGCACAG agCTTATGAAACTTCAAAAATGTATCGTGATCTGAAGCTGAGAAGTGCACTGATTCAGAACAAGCAGCTGAGGTTGTTGCCACGAGAACAAATATATGATAAAATCAATGGAGTGTGGAATTTATCAAGTGACCAG gGAAATTTGGGaacattttttattactaaCGTGAGAATAGTTTGGCATGCAAATATGAATGACAGCTTTAATGTCAGCATACCATATCTACAAATT CGTTCAATAAAAGTAAGAGACTCAAAGTTTGGCTTGGCTCTTGTGATAGAGAGTTCTCAGCAG AGTGGAGGATATGTACTTGGTTTTAAAATAGACCCTGTGGAGAAACTACAGGAGGCagtgaaagaaattaattcacTTCACAAAGTTTATTCAGCTAACCCTATATTTGGAGTGGAttatgaaatggaagaaaag CCTCAGTCTCTTGAAGACCTAACAGTGGAGCAGGTTCAAGATGATGTGGAAATAGAACCTGGTGAACAGACAGATGCTTTTGTG gCTTACTTTGCTGATGAAAACAAG CAACATGATCGGGAGcctgtgttttcagaagaaCTAGGACTTGCAGTAGAGAAGCTAAAGGATGGATTCACGCTCCAGGGACTCTGGGAAGTAATGACCTAA